One segment of Physeter macrocephalus isolate SW-GA chromosome 3, ASM283717v5, whole genome shotgun sequence DNA contains the following:
- the DFFA gene encoding DNA fragmentation factor subunit alpha isoform X1, with product MLIDVPCSELAQELSQSRVAVQGLQNTLQQVLDQREEARQSKQLLELYLRALEKEGSILLKQQESKAGLGDERDAVDTGTGESSSEIALTSQILTALKEKPAPELSLSSQDLELVAKEDPKALAVALNWDIKKTEAVQQTCNQELSLRLQQNRIPVSVEEAAVIKMWVIPSAGAVNSRCLRISHELTGLTFR from the exons ATGCTTATTGATGTCCCATGTTCAGAGCTGGCTCAGGAACTCAGCCAAAGTCGTGTCGCAGTCCAGGGGCTCCAGAACACCCTCCAGCAGGTCCTTGACCAGAGAGAGGAAGCCCGTCAGTCCAAGCAGCTCTTGGAGCTTTACCTCCGGGCTTTGGAGAAGGAGGGCAGCATCCTGTTGAAGCAGCAAG AGTCCAAAGCTGGCCTCGGTGATGAGAGGGATGCAGTTGACACGGGTACTGGAGAGAGCTCCTCCGAAATTGCACTGACGAGCCAGATCCTCACTGCGCTGAAGGAGAAACCCGCCCCAGAGCTGAGTTTGTCTAGTCAAGATTTGGAG TTGGTTGCCAAGGAGGACCCTAAAGCATTGGCTGTTGCTTTGAACTGGGACATAAAGAAGACGGAAGCTGTTCAACAGACCTGTAATCAGGAACTTAGCCTGCGCCTCCAGCAG AATCGAATCCCTGTCTCTGTCGAAGAAGCTGCTGTTATTAAGATGTGGGTCATCCCTTCAGCAGGCGCTGTCAATTCAAGGTGTTTACGCATCTCCCATGAGCTTACTGGTCTGACTTTCCGCTGA
- the DFFA gene encoding DNA fragmentation factor subunit alpha isoform X2, with product MLIDVPCSELAQELSQSRVAVQGLQNTLQQVLDQREEARQSKQLLELYLRALEKEGSILLKQQESKAGLGDERDAVDTGTGESSSEIALTSQILTALKEKPAPELSLSSQDLENRIPVSVEEAAVIKMWVIPSAGAVNSRCLRISHELTGLTFR from the exons ATGCTTATTGATGTCCCATGTTCAGAGCTGGCTCAGGAACTCAGCCAAAGTCGTGTCGCAGTCCAGGGGCTCCAGAACACCCTCCAGCAGGTCCTTGACCAGAGAGAGGAAGCCCGTCAGTCCAAGCAGCTCTTGGAGCTTTACCTCCGGGCTTTGGAGAAGGAGGGCAGCATCCTGTTGAAGCAGCAAG AGTCCAAAGCTGGCCTCGGTGATGAGAGGGATGCAGTTGACACGGGTACTGGAGAGAGCTCCTCCGAAATTGCACTGACGAGCCAGATCCTCACTGCGCTGAAGGAGAAACCCGCCCCAGAGCTGAGTTTGTCTAGTCAAGATTTGGAG AATCGAATCCCTGTCTCTGTCGAAGAAGCTGCTGTTATTAAGATGTGGGTCATCCCTTCAGCAGGCGCTGTCAATTCAAGGTGTTTACGCATCTCCCATGAGCTTACTGGTCTGACTTTCCGCTGA